A region from the Benincasa hispida cultivar B227 chromosome 12, ASM972705v1, whole genome shotgun sequence genome encodes:
- the LOC120067481 gene encoding uncharacterized protein LOC120067481 — protein sequence MSSGGGELQSLSLFNSSPLGFAVMDGAAAVIEPSFSPAISTGYLEDALVEYTSKRRRLDHHLFQFEFPQSCWSALEGYDWNNQIDDMNNNNNYYYYHNYDAVSTEEGISSSSKSRMSEETSMDMMKTQEVDTYSTPNYYYEHYDPNSSSSSNSSKLHKVEAEAEFLADKESIFSISRNLPISTGFFFFFHPFALVKPGGIEGDMTLNDINQKILMPPTRPVRHPVGDFACRPCVSADGPGLSGKAVVALTKIHTQGRRGTITIIRTKG from the exons ATGAGTAGTGGTGGTGGTGAACTTCAGTCTCTATCTTTGTTCAATTCCTCACCGTTGGGTTTTGCAGTTATGGACGGCGCCGCCGCCGTCATAGAACCATCTTTCTCGCCGGCGATTTCGACGGGATATTTGGAAGATGCATTAGTTGAGTACACTTCAAAACGACGCCGTTTGGATCACcatctttttcaatttgaattccCACAAAGCTGTTGGAGTGCCCTCGAGGGTTACGATTGGAACAACCAAATTGATgatatgaataataataataattattattattatcataattATGATGCAGTTTCTACAG AAGAGGGAATAAGCAGTTCGTCGAAAAGCAGAATGAGTGAAGAAACGAGTATGGATATGATGAAAACGCAAGAAGTGGATACGTATTCGACTCCAAATTACTACTATGAACATTATGAtccaaattcttcttcttcatctaatTCTTCTAAATTACACAAAGTTGAGGCTGAAGCTGAGTTTCTGGCTGATAAGGAATCAATTTTCTCCATTTCTCGCAACCTGCCTATTTCAacaggttttttctttttcttt CATCCATTTGCATTAGTGAAGCCAGGCGGCATAGAAGGTGATATGACCTTAAACGACATAAACCAAAAGATTTTAATGCCTCCAACCCGGCCGGTTCGACACCCGGTCGGGGATTTCGCCTGTCGACCATGCGTGTCGGCGGATGGACCGGGCCTATCGGGCAAAGCCGTGGTGGCCTTGACCAAAATTCATACTCAAGGAAGAAGAGGCACCATCACCATTATTAGAACCAAGGGTTAA